A genomic stretch from Candidatus Nezhaarchaeota archaeon includes:
- a CDS encoding dihydroorotase family protein has translation MPLDLVIKGGRVFYRGALVEAALGVEGGRVAKVSKEALMPRAEQVFNAEGLLVLPGMVDIHVHLRDPGRVDEEDFASGTAAAACGGVTAVADMPNNRPPIVDQASFKLKQRAAASKAYVDYALYVAMSPRYFKELPQLLELGAVGVKAYMAHPSPELRATYRLVEEGLRRFQGLVAVHAEDPRLLERRLSRVEVLDATTYAKARGSVVEAAAVRRVLKALPGSVGRLHLCHLSSAPSVKLVEEAKSRGASLSAETCPHYLLLTKRELRRLGTLCKVDPPVRAGHHRRALWRALWSRVVDAVASDHAPHRLEERETSFYEAPSGFAGVEIALSLLLDCVNRGLLSISDVVELYSRRPASLLRLRGKGGLEEGFDADVAIVSMSEELKVRSSNLHSKSPETPFEGRVLRGRPVATFVRGRLVAEGGEVKAEPGWGLFLRPGVGAWGSRGGT, from the coding sequence GCAGGGTGTTTTACCGCGGAGCCCTAGTTGAGGCCGCCCTGGGGGTCGAGGGGGGCAGGGTGGCTAAAGTAAGCAAGGAGGCGCTAATGCCTAGGGCGGAGCAGGTATTTAATGCCGAGGGCCTCCTCGTCCTACCGGGGATGGTAGATATCCACGTACACCTACGCGACCCGGGGAGGGTGGATGAAGAGGACTTCGCCTCAGGGACGGCCGCAGCTGCCTGTGGAGGAGTCACCGCGGTCGCCGACATGCCTAACAACCGCCCGCCCATAGTGGACCAGGCCTCCTTTAAGCTTAAGCAGAGGGCCGCGGCCAGCAAGGCCTACGTAGACTACGCTCTGTACGTAGCCATGTCTCCACGCTACTTCAAGGAGCTCCCGCAGCTACTAGAGCTCGGGGCCGTGGGGGTGAAGGCGTACATGGCCCACCCGAGCCCGGAGCTTAGAGCGACCTACCGGCTGGTCGAGGAGGGCCTAAGGAGGTTTCAAGGGCTAGTCGCCGTCCACGCTGAAGACCCGCGCCTCTTAGAGAGAAGGCTGTCTAGGGTGGAGGTCCTAGACGCTACGACCTACGCTAAGGCGAGGGGCTCCGTGGTCGAGGCGGCCGCGGTAAGGAGGGTCCTCAAGGCCCTCCCAGGCTCAGTGGGGCGCCTACACCTATGCCACCTGTCCTCAGCCCCGTCAGTTAAGCTAGTCGAAGAGGCGAAGAGTAGGGGGGCCAGCTTAAGCGCTGAGACGTGCCCACACTACTTGCTGCTAACTAAGAGGGAGCTGAGGAGGCTAGGGACGCTCTGTAAAGTCGACCCTCCGGTTAGGGCGGGGCACCATAGGAGGGCCCTGTGGAGGGCCCTGTGGTCTAGGGTAGTGGACGCTGTAGCTAGCGACCACGCCCCCCACCGATTAGAGGAGCGCGAAACTAGCTTCTACGAAGCCCCCTCAGGCTTCGCTGGCGTAGAGATAGCGCTTAGCCTACTGCTGGACTGCGTCAATAGGGGCTTGCTAAGCATCAGCGACGTCGTCGAGCTGTACTCAAGGAGGCCGGCCAGCCTACTGAGGCTTCGGGGGAAGGGCGGGCTGGAGGAAGGGTTCGACGCGGACGTAGCGATAGTGTCGATGAGCGAGGAGCTCAAGGTTAGGAGCTCCAACCTACACTCTAAGTCGCCCGAGACTCCGTTTGAGGGGAGGGTACTTAGGGGGAGGCCTGTAGCTACCTTCGTCAGGGGGAGGCTAGTAGCTGAGGGGGGAGAGGTTAAGGCTGAGCCCGGCTGGGGCCTCTTCTTAAGGCCAGGGGTGGGGGCTTGGGGCTCGAGGGGAGGGACCTAG
- a CDS encoding aspartate carbamoyltransferase encodes MGLEGRDLVSILDLSREEVEELFRVARVMEERPGGFRELLRGRILACLFFEPSTRTRLSFEAAMKRLGGSVIGFAGVEATSIMKGEGFEDTVRVVDAYCDAMVIRHPLEGSARRAAELAEAPVINAGDGANEHPTQALLDLYTVW; translated from the coding sequence TTGGGGCTCGAGGGGAGGGACCTAGTATCCATCCTAGACCTGTCGAGGGAAGAGGTAGAGGAGCTGTTTAGGGTAGCGAGGGTAATGGAGGAGAGGCCCGGGGGCTTTAGGGAGCTACTGAGGGGTAGGATCTTAGCCTGCTTATTCTTTGAGCCTAGCACTAGGACTAGGCTTAGCTTCGAGGCTGCCATGAAGAGGCTGGGGGGCTCAGTAATAGGCTTCGCGGGGGTGGAGGCTACGTCAATTATGAAGGGGGAGGGCTTCGAGGACACCGTTAGGGTAGTAGACGCCTACTGCGACGCCATGGTAATTAGGCACCCGCTCGAAGGCTCGGCGAGAAGAGCCGCTGAGCTAGCTGAGGCCCCGGTTATTAACGCTGGGGATGGGGCGAACGAGCATCCTACGCAGGCGCTCTTAGACCTATACACAGTGTGGA